One part of the Hippopotamus amphibius kiboko isolate mHipAmp2 chromosome 14, mHipAmp2.hap2, whole genome shotgun sequence genome encodes these proteins:
- the LOC130835597 gene encoding basic proline-rich protein-like: MGIAEQQLWQKSGQSVSVRAPSHGAGQRPQVQCRGVAERSDWFTVSFSLVGDREALAVKPGVFGSRAGFREPGRAAAAPRPPTRTPRLPTPCARARQLPAVPPGPERRLRSPPAPHPAGAGPARASPHLLSPGGAGRRVLSSDLRGCWLGPAGSRAAAAPPAAGTARHGCKMDSRRRRTPPRRPPPPAPRAASRPSLAFVPPPGSLLSRGREWVRGGEGSERRREHFRYRQPPPPAVRPGDGRLWGCAPLCLPEGLRAPAERRARGAGKEAWVARTRGLGLADRGRREAASSPVEPPGKNAGARQDGWVWIVVLFFLFVAFLGTKKKAQPFTPLHPHLSGQEARPQRLVGTETTVRPAPHSPGWVGRAPASLQPEHNQNSSLLPPSPQLASICFFAGIRLNTRYPIQGFFLGKYHCPFL, from the exons ATGGGCATAGCTGAACAACAGCTATGGCAGAAGTCCGGCCAG AGCGTCTCGGTTAGGGCGCCCTCCCACGGCGCCGGACAGCGTCCCCAGGTTCAGTGCCGAGGGGTGGCCGAGCGCTCTGACTGGTTCACGGTCTCCTTTTCTCTTGTAGGCGATCGGGAGGCGCTGGCAGTGAAGCCGGGCGTGTTCGGGAGCCGAGCGGGTTTTCGGGAGCCTGGACGCGCCGCCGCGGCCCCGCGGCCGCCCACCCGCACGCCGCGCCTCCCCACACCCTGTGCCAGGGCCCGGCAGCTTCCCGCCGTGCCGCCGGGACCGGAGCGCAGACTGCGCTCTCCGCCAGCCCCCCACCCTGCAGGTGCCGGCCCGGCCAGGGCAAgtccccacctcctttccccagGAGGAGCCGGGCGGCGGGTACTTAGCTCGGACCTCCGGGGCTGCTGGTTGGGACCCGCCGGGAGCCGCGCAGCGGCCGCTCCTCCAGCCGCGGGCACCGCGCGTCACGGCTGCAAAATGGATTCGCGGCGCCGACGGACCCCGCCCCGACGCCCTCCTCCCCCGGCACCTCGGGCCGCCTCCCGGCCGAGCCTCGCCTTTGTTCCGCCTCCCGGGTCTCTCCTTTCCCGGGGGAGGGagtgggtgaggggaggagaagggagcgaGAGGAGGCGGGAGCACTTCCGGTATCGCCAACCGCCGCCGCCAGCGGTGCGCCCGGGAGACGGGAGGCTCTGGGGCTGCGCGCCTCTCTGCCTTCCAGAGGGGCTGCGCGCTCCCGCGGAGCGCCGTGCCCGGGGCGCCGGGAAGGAGGCGTGGGTCGCGCGGACCCGCGGGCTTGGCCTGGCCGACCGCGGGCGACGGGAGGCGGCGTCGTCCCCGGTGGAGCCGCCTGGGAAGAACGCCGGCGCGCGACAAGATGGTTGGGTTTGGattgttgtacttttttttttgttcgtTGCATTtttaggaacaaaaaaaaaagcccaacccTTCACACCGCTTCATCCGCATCTCTCAGGACAAGAAGCCCGGCCACAGCGGCTTGTGGGGACGGAGACGACTGTCCGCCCCGCACCCCACAGCCCGGGGTGGGTGGGACGGGCGCCCGCGTCGCTCCAGCCAGAGCACAATCAAAATAGTTCACTGTTGCCCCCCAGCCCGCAGCTTGCATCTATATGTTTCTTCGCAGGCATTAGGCTGAACACTCGCTACCCAATTCAAGGCTTTTTTTTAGGAAAATACCACTGCCCTTTCctttga
- the TRIM13 gene encoding E3 ubiquitin-protein ligase TRIM13 produces the protein MELLEEDLTCPICCSLFDDPRVLPCSHNFCKKCLEGILEGNVRNSLWRSSPFKCPTCRKETSATGVNSLQVNYSLKGIVEKYNKIKISPKMPVCKGHLGQPLNIFCLTDMQLICGICATRGDHTKHVFCSIEDAYAQERDAFESLFQSFETWRRGDALSRLDTLETSKRKSLQLLTKDSDKVKEFFEKLQHTLDQKKNEILSDFETMKLAVMQAYDPEINKLNTILQEQRMAFNIAEAFKDVSEPIIFLQQMQEFREKIKVIKETPLPPSNLPSSPLMKNFDTSQWEDIKLIDVDKLSLPQDTGTFISKIPWSFYPLFVLIILLGLLIFFSPTIFLEWSLFDEIATWKDNLSNFSSYLTKSADFVEQSVFYWEQWTDGFFIFSERLKNFILVVLNNVAEFVCKYKLL, from the coding sequence ATGGAGCTGCTTGAAGAAGATCTCACGTGCCCAATTTGTTGCAGTCTGTTTGATGATCCTCGAGTTCTGCCTTGCTCACACAACTTTTGTAAAAAATGCTTAGAAGGGATCTTAGAGGGTAATGTGCGGAATTCATTGTGGAGATCATCTCCATTTAAGTGCCCCACATGCCGTAAGGAAACTTCAGCTACTGGAGTCAATAGCCTGCAGGTTAATTACTCCCTGAAGGGTATTGTGGAAAAGTATAACAAGATCAAGATCTCTCCCAAAATGCCAGTGTGCAAAGGACACTTGGGGCAGCCTCTCAACATTTTCTGCCTGACTGATATGCAGCTGATCTGTGGGATCTGTGCTACTCGTGGTGACCACACCAAGCATGTTTTCTGTTCTATTGAAGATGCCTATGCTCAGGAAAGGGATGCCTTTGAGTCCCTCTTTCAGAGCTTTGAGACCTGGCGTCGGGGAGATGCTCTTTCTCGCTTGGATACCTTGGAAACTAGCAAAAGGAAATCTCTACAGTTGCTGACTAAAGATTCAGATAAAGTGAAGGAGTTTTTTGAGAAGTTACAGCACACATTAgatcaaaaaaagaatgaaatcctgtcTGACTTTGAGACCATGAAACTTGCAGTTATGCAGGCCTATGACCCAGAGATCAACAAACTCAACACCATCTTGCAGGAACAACGAATGGCCTTTAACATTGCTGAAGCTTTCAAAGATGTGTCAGAACCCATCATATTTCTGCAACAGATGCAGGAGTtcagggagaaaataaaagtcatcaaGGAAACTCCTTTGCCTCCCTCTAATCTGCCCTCAAGCCCTTTAATGAAGAACTTTGATACCAGTCAGTGGGAAGACATAAAACTCATAGATGTGGATAAACTTTCTTTGCCTCAAGACACTGGCACATTCATTAGCAAGATTCCTTGGAGCTTTTATCCATTATTTGTGTTAATCATTCTGCTTggccttctcattttcttcagtcCTACTATATTCCTAGAATGGTCTTTATTTGATGAAATCGCAACTTGGAAAGACAATCTTTCAAACTTTAGTTCCTACCTGACTAAATCAGCTGATTTTGTAGAACAATCAGTTTTTTACTGGGAACAGTGGACAGAtgggtttttcattttcagtgaaagactgaagaattttattttggtggtgctgaacaaTGTGGCAGAATTTGTATGcaaatacaaattattataa